From uncultured Methanobrevibacter sp., one genomic window encodes:
- a CDS encoding histone family protein, translating to MAIPVAPIGRIIKDAGAERVSEDAKKELNAYVEAQAAKVAKKAIKFAELAKRKTVKAEDIELAISEL from the coding sequence ATGGCAATTCCTGTAGCTCCTATCGGAAGAATCATTAAAGATGCTGGTGCTGAAAGAGTAAGCGAAGACGCTAAAAAAGAATTAAACGCTTACGTAGAAGCACAAGCTGCTAAAGTTGCTAAAAAAGCTATTAAATTCGCAGAATTAGCAAAACGTAAAACCGTTAAAGCTGAAGACATCGAATTAGCTATTAGCGAATTATAG